The following proteins come from a genomic window of Maridesulfovibrio zosterae DSM 11974:
- a CDS encoding ribonucleoside triphosphate reductase, whose protein sequence is MPKQILKRDGCLESWSTERISQAIFKALKASGIKDPLLSKRLGRKVEKKLADVDVPEQEMVQDMVQLVLMENRLYSVAERYIIYREKRRELRKQDETYLDIAGTIESYLDRSDWRVNENSNMGHSFQGLMLHMSGAVQARYCLEKLPEEIRLAHEHGYFHIHDLSFGLAGYCAGWSLRDLLLEGFGLKGRCSSGPAKHFDSVTGQMVNFLGTLQNEWAGAQAFNNVDTYLAPFIRHDGLDYDRVKQIVQKLIFNLNTTSRWGGQSPFTNFTLDVVPPKHIANEPVIIGGEFLDSTYGEYEAEMEMFNKAFVEVMLEGDSDGRIFSFPIPTYNVTPDFPWETEVGELLLKMTSKYGAPYFQNFINSDLNPEDVRSMCCRLQMDLREIRKKTGGLFGAGDLTGSIGVVTLNLPKLAYLAQGEEDFLDLITEYAALAKDSLEYKRKLVSYNFEKGMFPFSQRYLKNGFKGHFSTIGLIGGNEACHNLLGKGIDTDSGSRLMQRVLHHLRDLTVEFQEETGNLFNLEATPGEGTCYRLAKIDKQLYADIYTSGDNDPYYTNSTLLPVGVTEDVVYALEHQNKLQTLYNGGTVFHSFLGEAVPDTTALKNFIIKAMTNTKIPYISVTPTFSVCEEHGYLYGEHFDCPECGKEAEVYTRIVGYYRPVNRWNKGKQEEYRQRTEYSYDSCACNR, encoded by the coding sequence ATGCCAAAACAGATTTTAAAACGTGACGGTTGTCTCGAGTCCTGGTCTACAGAAAGAATTTCACAAGCTATTTTTAAAGCACTTAAGGCCAGCGGAATCAAAGACCCTTTGCTCAGTAAGCGTCTTGGAAGAAAAGTTGAGAAAAAACTGGCTGATGTTGATGTCCCTGAACAGGAAATGGTTCAGGATATGGTTCAGCTTGTACTCATGGAAAATCGTCTTTATTCCGTAGCTGAACGCTACATCATATATCGCGAAAAAAGACGCGAACTGCGTAAACAGGATGAAACATATCTTGATATTGCCGGAACTATTGAGAGCTACCTTGATCGTTCTGACTGGCGTGTTAATGAAAACTCTAACATGGGCCATTCCTTTCAAGGGCTCATGCTGCATATGTCCGGTGCGGTTCAAGCTCGTTATTGCCTTGAAAAACTGCCAGAAGAAATCAGGCTGGCCCACGAGCATGGCTATTTCCACATTCACGATCTTTCTTTCGGTCTTGCCGGTTATTGCGCAGGATGGTCTCTGAGGGATCTTCTGCTGGAGGGATTTGGACTTAAAGGACGTTGTTCCTCCGGTCCTGCAAAACATTTTGATTCTGTTACCGGACAGATGGTCAATTTTCTTGGGACCCTTCAGAATGAATGGGCTGGTGCACAGGCTTTCAATAACGTTGATACATATCTTGCTCCTTTCATTCGTCACGACGGTCTTGATTACGATCGTGTAAAGCAGATTGTACAGAAGTTGATCTTCAATCTTAATACCACTTCCCGCTGGGGTGGGCAGAGTCCTTTTACTAACTTTACTTTGGACGTTGTTCCTCCCAAGCATATTGCAAATGAACCAGTCATCATTGGTGGCGAGTTCCTTGATTCCACATACGGGGAATATGAAGCGGAAATGGAGATGTTTAACAAAGCTTTTGTTGAAGTTATGCTTGAAGGTGATTCTGACGGGCGTATTTTCTCTTTCCCTATCCCCACATACAACGTTACGCCGGACTTTCCCTGGGAAACAGAAGTTGGTGAACTGCTTTTGAAAATGACATCAAAATATGGTGCTCCTTATTTTCAGAACTTTATCAATTCTGATCTCAATCCCGAAGATGTCCGTTCTATGTGTTGCCGTCTGCAGATGGATTTGCGTGAAATTCGCAAGAAGACAGGTGGACTTTTCGGCGCCGGGGACCTTACCGGTTCTATAGGTGTTGTTACCTTGAACCTTCCTAAGCTTGCTTATCTTGCGCAGGGTGAAGAGGACTTTCTTGATCTGATCACCGAGTATGCAGCTCTTGCTAAGGATTCACTGGAATACAAACGTAAATTGGTTTCCTATAACTTTGAAAAGGGTATGTTCCCATTTTCTCAGCGTTACCTGAAGAATGGTTTTAAAGGACATTTCTCCACAATCGGTCTTATCGGCGGTAACGAAGCCTGTCATAACCTGCTTGGTAAAGGGATTGATACTGATTCCGGTAGCCGTTTAATGCAGCGTGTTCTTCATCATTTGCGTGATCTTACTGTCGAGTTTCAGGAAGAAACAGGAAATCTGTTTAATCTTGAGGCTACCCCCGGTGAGGGAACATGCTACCGTCTGGCAAAGATTGATAAGCAGCTTTATGCAGATATCTATACTTCCGGTGATAATGATCCTTACTATACCAACTCTACTTTACTGCCTGTAGGAGTTACTGAGGATGTTGTTTATGCTCTTGAGCACCAGAACAAACTTCAGACTTTGTATAATGGTGGAACAGTGTTTCACTCATTTTTAGGTGAAGCTGTCCCTGATACCACAGCTTTGAAAAACTTTATCATAAAAGCTATGACTAACACCAAGATCCCTTATATCTCGGTTACCCCCACCTTTTCTGTGTGCGAGGAGCATGGCTATCTTTACGGGGAGCATTTTGATTGTCCCGAGTGCGGTAAGGAAGCTGAAGTTTATACTCGTATCGTTGGCTACTATCGTCCTGTAAATCGTTGGAACAAGGGCAAGCAGGAAGAGTATCGTCAGAGAACTGAATACAGTTATGACTCTTGTGCCTGTAACAGATAA
- a CDS encoding MarR family winged helix-turn-helix transcriptional regulator — translation MPVLNSLNHSIVEFYEKLSSWENDVVRDKGLTLSQMHTLEVLGIHESIRMKELAKHMGITTGTLTVLVDRLEEKKYVCRIPNQTDRRSILVELTESGQKMFEEHDRLHLRLIEEITTDLSDSQKELLLSCIDKMNASF, via the coding sequence ATGCCAGTGCTGAATAGTTTAAATCATAGTATCGTGGAATTTTATGAAAAGTTATCTTCATGGGAGAATGATGTTGTACGTGATAAAGGTTTGACTCTTTCGCAAATGCATACTTTGGAAGTTCTGGGTATTCATGAGTCTATACGAATGAAAGAACTTGCTAAGCACATGGGGATCACTACCGGAACACTGACTGTTTTGGTGGATAGACTTGAAGAGAAGAAATATGTCTGCCGTATACCGAATCAGACTGACCGCCGTTCGATTCTGGTAGAACTGACTGAGAGTGGACAAAAAATGTTTGAAGAGCATGACAGGCTGCATCTGCGTCTAATTGAGGAAATTACCACCGATCTGTCTGATTCTCAGAAGGAACTGTTGTTATCATGTATTGATAAAATGAATGCGTCTTTTTAA
- a CDS encoding sulfite exporter TauE/SafE family protein, which produces HDHSHEHDHSHEHDHSHEHDHSHEHDHSHEHDHEHEHEHTCMHDHHHSHGHACCGCSTDFTSSTVMRKATIWGLFSIGFVNMIVPCPTVAIMYSYALDSANIFKGTAVFASYALGTAIVLSAVIYAIYKAASFVRALQHSWVEPLVMRTAGLLTIGFAVYSYTIL; this is translated from the coding sequence CATGACCACAGTCACGAGCATGACCACAGTCACGAGCATGACCACAGTCACGAGCATGACCACAGTCACGAGCATGACCACAGTCACGAGCATGACCACGAGCACGAGCACGAGCATACATGCATGCATGACCATCATCATAGCCATGGACATGCATGTTGCGGATGCAGCACCGACTTCACGTCTTCAACAGTTATGCGTAAAGCCACTATATGGGGATTGTTTTCAATCGGTTTTGTGAACATGATTGTACCGTGCCCAACTGTAGCCATAATGTATTCATATGCACTTGATTCAGCAAATATCTTTAAAGGGACTGCTGTTTTTGCAAGCTATGCTTTAGGTACGGCGATTGTCCTTTCAGCTGTGATTTATGCTATCTATAAGGCTGCATCATTTGTTCGTGCTTTACAACATAGTTGGGTAGAACCTCTGGTTATGCGCACTGCGGGGTTACTTACTATCGGCTTTGCTGTTTATAGTTATACGATTTTATAG